In the Streptomyces sp. 840.1 genome, one interval contains:
- a CDS encoding MFS transporter encodes MTDTRATAPSAPVPALRPTPPVAVIASVALVELSSGITQGFLSPLLQRLTGTLHVTAADLNWLSICNLLASVAFTPVLSRMGDLYGHRRILRWTLAIVLSGSLIVGMSTSFKMLLVGQVLQGAFAGFFPLLVGILRNRTSDGESRRGISLMVAALVGGLAVGLLASGLVAQYVAQPTAALWVPAVGVGVALIVTWPLLPESDHRPGGSVDWLGGIVLSAGLVAIMLGLGKGGTPGWAWNSAATLGCLAGGVALTALFAWIELRSDEPMIDVRLFAHGDVVVISLIALTFSFCMIGLQVANPVFLSTPESSFGYGLGLSPLRTAFAMLPYMGALAIGSLTAPAVAVRFGDRFTLLAGSLLMAAGYAGALVAHQSLWPFLVTTLVSGAGCGFLQQSTRTLAVELVPHDQTSVGSGINELLINVGGSLGAAAVLAVSAKATPAGSPLPRLGAYTTSWSVCVGVSLLGAVIALFLRRSPAKH; translated from the coding sequence ATGACTGATACTCGCGCCACCGCGCCGTCCGCGCCGGTTCCCGCGCTCCGCCCCACACCGCCGGTGGCGGTGATCGCCTCGGTCGCCCTGGTCGAGCTGTCCAGCGGCATCACGCAGGGGTTCCTGTCACCGCTGCTCCAGCGGCTGACGGGCACCCTGCACGTGACGGCGGCCGACCTCAACTGGCTCAGCATCTGCAATCTGCTGGCCAGCGTCGCCTTCACCCCGGTGCTCTCCCGCATGGGCGACCTCTACGGTCACCGCCGCATCCTGCGCTGGACCCTGGCCATCGTGCTGAGCGGTTCGCTGATCGTCGGGATGAGCACGTCGTTCAAGATGCTGCTGGTAGGCCAGGTGCTCCAGGGTGCCTTCGCCGGTTTCTTCCCCCTCCTCGTCGGAATCCTGCGCAACCGCACCAGCGACGGCGAGAGCAGGCGGGGCATCAGCCTCATGGTCGCCGCCCTGGTCGGCGGTCTCGCGGTCGGCCTGCTCGCCAGCGGTCTCGTCGCCCAGTACGTGGCACAGCCGACCGCGGCCCTGTGGGTGCCGGCCGTGGGCGTGGGCGTGGCGCTGATCGTGACCTGGCCGCTGCTGCCCGAGAGCGATCACCGCCCCGGCGGATCGGTGGACTGGCTCGGCGGCATCGTGCTCTCCGCGGGCCTGGTCGCGATCATGCTGGGCCTCGGCAAGGGCGGCACGCCGGGATGGGCCTGGAACTCCGCCGCGACACTGGGCTGCCTGGCCGGCGGCGTCGCGCTCACGGCCCTGTTCGCATGGATCGAGCTGCGCTCCGACGAGCCCATGATCGACGTGCGGCTCTTCGCGCACGGGGACGTCGTCGTGATCTCCCTGATCGCGCTCACGTTCTCCTTCTGCATGATCGGCCTGCAGGTGGCGAACCCCGTCTTCCTGAGCACCCCGGAGTCGTCCTTCGGCTACGGCCTGGGGCTGTCACCGCTGCGCACCGCCTTTGCGATGCTCCCGTACATGGGGGCGCTGGCGATCGGCTCGCTCACGGCTCCGGCGGTGGCGGTCAGGTTCGGCGACCGGTTCACGCTGCTGGCGGGATCGCTCCTGATGGCCGCCGGTTACGCCGGGGCGCTCGTCGCCCACCAGTCGCTCTGGCCCTTCCTCGTGACGACGCTGGTCTCCGGGGCGGGCTGCGGGTTCCTCCAGCAGTCGACGCGCACCCTCGCCGTCGAACTCGTCCCCCACGACCAGACATCGGTGGGGTCCGGAATCAACGAACTGCTGATCAACGTGGGCGGATCGCTGGGCGCGGCCGCGGTGCTGGCCGTCTCCGCGAAGGCCACGCCCGCCGGCAGCCCGCTGCCGCGCCTCGGCGCGTACACCACCAGCTGGAGCGTGTGCGTCGGCGTCTCCCTGCTGGGCGCGGTGATCGCCCTCTTCCTGCGCCGGTCCCCCGCGAAGCACTGA
- a CDS encoding DUF3533 domain-containing protein, with protein MTFADEVKNAVTPRAALLVIGVLALQLLFIASYVGALHKPKPTDVPFGVVAPQQISARLLTELKDLPGGPLDPRTVTDAATARKQILNRDIDGALIVSPRGTTDTVLVASGGGTVLASSLTAIITKVDLTQRRTVRSVDVAPASDQDFDGLSSFYLVVGWCVGGYLCASILAISAGTRPANRQRAVIRTGVMALYSIAGGIGGAIIIGPILGALPGSFWGLSGLGALTVFAVGMITLALEALTGIVGIGLAVLLVVIAGNPSAGGAFPLPMLPDFWRAIGPALPPGAGTWVARSIAYFRGNAVTGPLLVLSAWAVVGTVVTLLMAMRRKPAATATDGAPRTGTAGGGTVGGSTAGGSTLG; from the coding sequence ATGACTTTCGCTGATGAGGTGAAGAACGCCGTCACTCCACGGGCCGCACTGCTCGTCATCGGCGTACTGGCGCTGCAACTACTGTTCATCGCGTCCTATGTCGGAGCGCTGCACAAGCCGAAGCCGACGGACGTCCCCTTCGGGGTCGTCGCGCCCCAGCAGATCTCCGCCCGGCTCCTCACCGAGCTGAAGGACCTCCCCGGCGGCCCGCTGGACCCCCGCACGGTCACCGACGCGGCCACCGCCCGCAAGCAGATCCTGAACCGCGACATCGACGGCGCCCTGATCGTCAGCCCCAGGGGCACCACCGACACCGTGCTGGTCGCCTCCGGCGGCGGCACCGTCCTGGCCAGCTCACTGACGGCGATCATCACGAAGGTCGATCTCACCCAGCGGCGCACGGTGCGTTCCGTGGACGTGGCCCCGGCCTCGGACCAGGACTTCGACGGACTCTCGTCCTTCTACCTGGTCGTGGGCTGGTGCGTGGGCGGCTACCTCTGCGCCTCGATCCTCGCGATCAGCGCCGGCACCCGCCCCGCCAACCGTCAGCGCGCGGTGATCCGGACCGGGGTCATGGCGCTCTACTCGATCGCGGGCGGAATCGGCGGCGCGATCATCATCGGCCCGATCCTCGGAGCCCTGCCCGGGTCCTTCTGGGGGCTGTCCGGCCTGGGCGCGCTGACCGTCTTCGCGGTCGGCATGATCACGCTCGCCCTGGAGGCCCTCACCGGCATCGTCGGCATCGGCCTGGCGGTCCTGCTCGTGGTGATCGCGGGCAACCCGAGCGCGGGCGGCGCCTTCCCGCTCCCGATGCTCCCGGACTTCTGGCGCGCGATCGGCCCCGCGCTCCCACCGGGGGCCGGCACCTGGGTGGCGCGCTCGATCGCCTACTTCCGGGGCAACGCGGTGACCGGACCACTGCTGGTGCTGTCCGCGTGGGCGGTGGTCGGCACGGTCGTCACCCTGCTGATGGCGATGCGCAGGAAGCCGGCGGCAACAGCGACGGACGGCGCCCCGCGCACCGGGACGGCGGGCGGCGGGACGGTGGGCGGGTCGACGGCGGGCGGGTCGACGCTCGGTTAG
- a CDS encoding alpha/beta fold hydrolase encodes MRSRVRATDGRQLVVERLGDPRGRPVFLLHGMPGSRLGPAPRGMVLYQRKTQLITYDRPGYGDSDRQPGRCVADAVEDVRAIADHIGLERFAVVGRSGGASHALACAALMPERVTRTAALVGLAPWDAAGLDWFDGMAASNVAAYTTAADDPDGLAESFISRSAVIRRDPVRLIDDLRRELTDSDRMVVNDVGVRTMLLRNYREGLRTSAYGWIDDALAFSRPWGFDPADITGPVLLWHGEKDVFSPVGHTRWLASRIPGATVVVEPAAAHFDALHALPRILTWLLDTAER; translated from the coding sequence GTGCGCAGTCGCGTGCGCGCAACCGACGGACGGCAACTGGTGGTGGAGCGTCTGGGGGATCCTCGCGGCAGACCGGTCTTTCTGCTGCACGGGATGCCCGGCAGCAGGCTCGGTCCGGCTCCGCGCGGCATGGTGCTGTACCAGCGCAAGACACAGCTGATCACCTACGACCGGCCGGGATACGGCGACTCCGACCGGCAGCCGGGCCGCTGCGTCGCCGACGCGGTGGAGGACGTCCGGGCCATCGCGGACCACATCGGACTCGAACGGTTCGCGGTCGTGGGCCGGTCCGGCGGGGCATCGCACGCCCTGGCCTGCGCCGCGCTCATGCCCGAGCGGGTCACGCGTACCGCGGCCCTGGTGGGGCTGGCTCCCTGGGACGCCGCCGGACTCGACTGGTTCGACGGGATGGCCGCCTCCAACGTGGCGGCGTACACCACGGCGGCCGACGATCCGGACGGGCTCGCGGAGTCGTTCATCTCGCGGTCCGCGGTGATCAGACGGGATCCGGTCAGGCTCATCGACGATCTGCGCCGGGAGCTGACCGACTCCGACCGGATGGTGGTCAACGACGTCGGCGTACGCACCATGCTGTTGCGCAACTACCGCGAGGGGCTGCGCACTTCGGCGTACGGATGGATCGACGACGCGCTGGCGTTCAGCCGTCCCTGGGGGTTCGACCCGGCCGACATCACCGGACCGGTGCTGCTGTGGCACGGCGAGAAGGACGTCTTCTCACCGGTCGGGCACACCCGCTGGCTGGCGAGCCGCATCCCGGGCGCCACCGTCGTGGTGGAACCGGCGGCAGCGCATTTCGACGCGCTGCACGCGCTCCCCCGGATCCTCACCTGGCTGCTGGACACGGCCGAGCGGTGA
- a CDS encoding Lrp/AsnC family transcriptional regulator: protein MADTAAPHRSRYSFDDVDRAILRVLGREPRAALSDVGERVGVHERTVARRLDRMTTTGLVRFTAALVPEYLGEGITAELAIGCAPGHLGSLAAALARRPDIRSVEVATGEPQVFAEIQAQDQGGLLAAVDEGIGVIDGVRGVHTSVVLDLFLTANDWAPHDPEPTPVRRAVSEGHPLPSPPVLDALDRTLVALLERDARMPLTRLARELSVGETTARRRLARLMASHALHLRLLAEPAVLGYPVEARFRLAVRPGAVGEAVRSLAREPSVRHLVRTTGRDNILGYTSHASMARLRAFEPDALAGLPGLLSAETSLLLHTYKRAGATARM, encoded by the coding sequence ATGGCGGATACGGCGGCCCCTCACAGGTCCCGGTACTCCTTCGACGACGTGGACCGCGCGATCCTGCGCGTCCTCGGCCGTGAGCCCCGCGCTGCCCTGTCCGACGTGGGCGAACGCGTCGGGGTGCACGAGCGCACGGTCGCCCGCCGCCTCGACCGGATGACCACCACGGGCCTCGTCCGGTTCACCGCCGCCCTGGTGCCGGAGTACCTGGGCGAGGGGATCACGGCCGAACTCGCCATCGGCTGCGCACCCGGCCACCTGGGCAGCCTCGCCGCGGCGCTGGCGAGGCGCCCCGACATCCGGTCCGTCGAGGTCGCGACCGGGGAACCGCAGGTCTTCGCGGAGATCCAGGCCCAGGACCAGGGCGGGCTGCTCGCGGCGGTCGACGAGGGGATCGGCGTCATCGACGGGGTGCGCGGGGTCCACACCTCCGTGGTCCTGGACCTGTTTCTCACGGCCAACGACTGGGCCCCGCACGATCCCGAACCCACCCCGGTACGGCGCGCGGTCAGCGAGGGCCACCCCTTGCCGTCCCCGCCCGTGCTCGACGCGCTGGACCGTACCCTCGTCGCCCTGCTGGAGCGGGACGCGCGCATGCCGCTGACCCGGCTGGCCCGCGAGCTGAGTGTCGGGGAGACCACGGCCCGCCGGCGGCTGGCCCGCCTGATGGCCTCCCACGCCCTGCACCTGCGCCTGCTCGCCGAGCCCGCGGTCCTCGGCTACCCGGTAGAGGCCCGTTTCCGGCTCGCCGTGCGGCCGGGGGCGGTCGGGGAGGCGGTGCGCAGCCTCGCGCGCGAGCCCTCGGTGCGGCACCTGGTGCGGACCACGGGGCGGGACAACATCCTCGGCTACACGAGCCATGCCTCCATGGCCCGGCTGAGGGCCTTCGAACCGGACGCCCTCGCCGGACTCCCCGGCCTCCTCTCGGCGGAGACGTCCCTGCTCCTGCACACGTACAAGCGGGCCGGAGCCACCGCGCGGATGTGA
- a CDS encoding phospholipase: protein MRRRFATLLATAALSLPLALLPTVSASAAPADKPQVLSSWTQTSASSYNTWNAARGNQGAWGAYGFDWSTDYCSTSPDNPFGFPFQTACARHDFGYRNYKAAGTFSANKARLDSALYADLKRVCAAYSGAKLTSCNATAWTYYHAVDIFGVAPAKTATGSAPRTA from the coding sequence ATGCGTCGCCGCTTCGCCACCTTGCTCGCCACGGCCGCCCTGTCACTCCCGCTCGCACTGCTCCCCACCGTTTCGGCCTCCGCCGCCCCTGCGGACAAGCCCCAGGTCCTCAGCTCCTGGACCCAGACGAGCGCCTCCAGTTACAACACCTGGAACGCCGCCCGCGGCAACCAGGGCGCATGGGGCGCGTACGGCTTCGACTGGTCGACGGACTACTGCAGCACCTCGCCCGACAATCCGTTCGGCTTCCCCTTCCAAACGGCCTGCGCCCGGCACGACTTCGGCTACCGCAACTACAAGGCCGCCGGCACGTTCTCCGCGAACAAGGCCCGCCTGGACTCCGCCCTCTACGCAGACCTCAAACGCGTCTGCGCCGCCTACTCCGGCGCCAAGCTGACCTCGTGCAACGCCACGGCCTGGACCTACTACCACGCGGTGGACATCTTCGGTGTCGCACCCGCGAAGACGGCCACGGGCAGCGCCCCTCGGACCGCCTGA
- a CDS encoding M20 family metallopeptidase, whose translation MNTSALRERSRTALSSCRDRMTDLSHSLHAEPELAYEEHESARKIADELERGGFDVTRGVADLPTAFTATAGSGELVIGICAEYDALPGIGHACGHNVNGAAATAAALALAPLADEIGVTVKLLGTPAEEYGGGKADMLRAGLFDDVAAAMMVHAAPQDAVGMASLAISSWKVAYTGRTAHAAAMPHRGVNAADAMMIAQVAISAYRQQMAPGGIVHGIVTSGGEAPNIIPGRTTADYDCRAGTIEELAVLQARVRACFEAGALATGAELSLETVGNDYADLRQDLAMADIYRDVARDLGRSIRDQPGMRAGSTDMGNVSHLVPTIHPMIGYDCGDAIMHNPDFTAYGTGPGADLAVLDGGLAMAWTAIGLACDTGHRATLLERLAARHA comes from the coding sequence ATGAACACGTCCGCTCTGCGTGAGCGCAGCCGCACCGCCCTGTCCTCCTGCCGGGACCGGATGACGGACCTGAGCCACAGCCTGCACGCCGAACCCGAACTCGCCTACGAGGAGCACGAGTCCGCCCGCAAGATCGCCGACGAGCTGGAGCGCGGCGGCTTCGACGTGACCCGCGGGGTCGCGGACCTGCCGACGGCGTTCACCGCGACCGCCGGATCCGGTGAGCTCGTGATCGGCATCTGCGCCGAGTACGACGCCCTGCCCGGCATCGGCCATGCCTGCGGCCACAACGTCAACGGCGCCGCCGCCACCGCCGCCGCGCTGGCCCTCGCGCCCCTCGCGGACGAGATCGGTGTGACCGTGAAGCTCCTCGGCACACCCGCCGAGGAGTACGGCGGCGGCAAGGCCGACATGCTGCGCGCCGGGCTCTTCGACGACGTCGCCGCCGCGATGATGGTCCACGCCGCGCCGCAGGACGCCGTGGGCATGGCATCCCTGGCCATCAGCAGTTGGAAGGTCGCCTACACCGGGCGCACCGCACACGCCGCCGCCATGCCGCACCGCGGTGTCAACGCCGCCGACGCGATGATGATCGCCCAGGTCGCCATCAGCGCCTACCGCCAGCAGATGGCACCCGGCGGGATCGTCCACGGCATCGTGACCTCGGGAGGCGAGGCGCCCAACATCATCCCGGGCCGCACCACCGCCGACTACGACTGCCGGGCCGGGACCATCGAGGAACTGGCCGTGCTCCAGGCCCGGGTCCGGGCCTGCTTCGAGGCCGGCGCGCTGGCCACCGGAGCCGAGCTGAGCCTGGAGACGGTCGGCAACGACTACGCCGATCTGCGGCAGGACCTGGCGATGGCGGACATCTACCGCGACGTCGCCCGCGACCTCGGCCGCTCCATCCGGGACCAGCCGGGGATGCGGGCGGGCTCGACCGACATGGGCAACGTCTCCCACCTGGTGCCGACCATCCACCCCATGATCGGGTACGACTGCGGCGACGCCATCATGCACAACCCCGACTTCACCGCGTACGGGACCGGTCCCGGCGCCGACCTCGCGGTCCTGGACGGCGGGCTGGCCATGGCCTGGACCGCGATCGGCCTGGCCTGCGACACCGGTCACCGTGCGACGCTGCTCGAACGCCTGGCGGCACGGCACGCGTGA
- a CDS encoding S1 family peptidase has product MKHRRISRKRAVLAGSAVVALVAAGATFQSANANEGTPEVTARTLTADAAGKLATGLGKDLGGDAAGSYYDAKSKNLVMNVVDKAAAEQVQQAGGRARVVPNSLAELKSARQTLAGKATIPGTSWAVDPVSNKVVVTADRTVKGAAWQKLSSVVESLGGKAQLKKSAGEFKPLIAGGDAIWGDGGRCSLGFNVVKDGEPYFLTAGHCTEAISSWSDSQGGGEIGTNAASEFPDNDFGLVKYTSDTAHPSEVDLYNGSTQPITKAGEATVGMTVSRSGSTTQVHDGEVTGLDATVNYGNGDIVNGLIQTTVCAEPGDSGGSLFAGDTAIGLTSGGSGDCSSGGETFFQPVPEALAATGAQIG; this is encoded by the coding sequence TTGAAGCATCGACGCATATCCAGGAAGCGCGCAGTGCTGGCGGGTTCGGCGGTGGTCGCCCTGGTCGCAGCGGGCGCGACGTTCCAGAGTGCGAACGCCAATGAAGGAACGCCCGAGGTCACCGCGCGCACGCTGACGGCCGACGCGGCCGGGAAGCTGGCGACCGGACTGGGCAAGGATCTGGGCGGCGACGCGGCCGGCTCGTACTACGACGCCAAGTCGAAGAACCTCGTGATGAACGTGGTCGACAAGGCGGCCGCCGAGCAGGTCCAGCAGGCGGGCGGCCGGGCCAGAGTCGTACCGAACTCGCTCGCCGAACTGAAGTCGGCCCGGCAGACCCTGGCCGGCAAGGCCACGATCCCCGGCACCTCGTGGGCCGTCGACCCGGTCAGCAACAAGGTCGTCGTCACCGCCGACCGTACGGTCAAGGGCGCGGCCTGGCAGAAGCTCAGCTCGGTGGTCGAGTCACTGGGCGGCAAGGCCCAGCTCAAGAAGTCCGCCGGGGAGTTCAAGCCGCTCATCGCGGGCGGCGACGCGATCTGGGGCGACGGCGGGCGCTGCTCGCTCGGCTTCAACGTGGTCAAGGACGGCGAACCGTACTTCCTGACCGCCGGGCACTGCACCGAGGCGATCTCCAGCTGGTCGGACTCGCAGGGCGGCGGGGAGATCGGCACCAACGCGGCGTCGGAGTTCCCGGACAACGACTTCGGCCTGGTGAAGTACACCTCGGACACCGCGCACCCGAGCGAGGTCGACCTCTACAACGGCTCCACCCAGCCGATCACCAAGGCGGGCGAGGCGACCGTCGGGATGACGGTATCGCGCAGCGGTTCCACCACCCAGGTGCACGACGGCGAGGTGACGGGGCTGGACGCCACGGTCAACTACGGCAACGGCGACATCGTCAACGGGCTGATCCAGACGACGGTCTGCGCCGAGCCCGGTGACAGCGGCGGCTCGCTCTTCGCCGGTGACACGGCGATCGGCCTGACCTCGGGCGGCAGCGGTGACTGCTCCTCGGGCGGCGAGACGTTCTTCCAGCCGGTGCCGGAGGCGCTGGCGGCCACCGGGGCGCAGATCGGCTGA
- a CDS encoding DNA polymerase III subunit alpha, producing the protein MVESEGVESHGQVQEVRVSGFTHLHTVSGFSLRYGASHPERLAERAAERGMGALALTDRDTLAGAVRFAKACERAVVRPIFGVELAVAPAGRAEGDGRAHRLRTPARGGAFVDESAPRVTFLARDGARGWAELCRLVTAAHAAVPDGGRPLLDRSAPPAEGLTVLLGPASEVGRALAAGRPDRAAALLAPWREVYGDDLRLEAVHHGRDGTGPGSLRLAARTVGFAAEQGVRAVLTNAVRYADAGQGPVADVLDSARGLVPVDPRRAPLDSGERWLKDTRAMAETAERIAAAAGLGPGAGAALLAETRRTADSCTVDPEGDLGLGSVHFPEPHLVGAGRRTAQRVLASRAAAGMVLRGYDRRPGYWDRMHHELDIIAYHGFASYFLTVAQVVDDIREMKVRVAARGSGAGSLVNHLLGIAHADPVEHGLLMERFLSKRRLVLPDIDIDVESARRLDVYRAIIGRFGTERVATVAMPETYRVRHAIRDVGAALSMNPAETDRLAKAFPHIRARDARAAMEELPELREVARTKERYGRLWELVEALDGLPRGIAMHPCGVLLSDASLLRRTPVMPTSGESFPMAQFDKEDVEDLGLLKLDVLGVRMQSAMAHAVTEVKRASGQEIDLDAVEPGDPETYRLIRTAETLGCFQIESPGQRDLIGRLQPDGFHDLVVDISLFRPGPVAADMVRPFIEARHGRAPVRYPHPDLEGPLRETYGVVVFHEQIIEMVDIMTGCGRDEADRVRRGLSDPESQGRIRIWFARHAAARQYGAEVIARAWEIIEAFGSYGFCKAHAVAFAVPTYQSAWLKAHHPAAFYAGLLTHDPGMYPKRLLLADARRRGVPVLPLDVNRSAAAHRIELVSGSGGGGESWGLRLALSDVHGISAAEVARIEDGQPYTSLLDFWQRARPGKPAAERLAQVGALDAFGANRRDLLLHLSELHRAQRGAGSGGSGAQLPLGGGHRTGSIGLPDLNEAERLSAELGVLSMDVSRHLMSDHHAFLAELGAVSAKRLREARHGETVLVAGAKAATQTPPVRSGRRVVFTTLDDGTGLVDLAFFDDSHADCAYTVFHSWLLLVRGVVQRRGPRSLSVVGAAAWNLAELAELRRTGGLDAVAARLAREPEPEDAPAPDESPADGDDGRRIRMPTGYEMNPWADLQPPGEGTPTGRKLWHQSPGSAG; encoded by the coding sequence ATGGTGGAGAGCGAGGGGGTGGAGAGTCACGGACAGGTCCAGGAGGTGCGGGTGTCAGGGTTCACGCATCTGCATACCGTTTCCGGGTTCTCCCTGCGGTACGGGGCCTCGCACCCGGAGCGGCTGGCGGAGCGCGCCGCCGAGCGGGGGATGGGCGCCCTCGCGCTGACCGACCGCGACACCCTCGCGGGCGCGGTCCGGTTCGCCAAGGCCTGTGAGCGGGCAGTCGTGCGGCCGATCTTCGGGGTGGAGCTGGCGGTGGCCCCCGCAGGGCGTGCGGAGGGCGATGGACGTGCGCACCGGCTGCGGACCCCGGCCCGCGGTGGTGCCTTTGTCGATGAATCCGCCCCCCGCGTCACCTTCCTCGCCCGCGACGGCGCCCGGGGCTGGGCCGAGCTGTGCCGCCTCGTCACCGCCGCCCACGCCGCCGTCCCCGACGGCGGCCGGCCCCTGCTCGACCGTTCCGCGCCGCCCGCCGAAGGGCTCACCGTGCTGCTCGGCCCCGCCTCCGAGGTGGGCCGGGCGCTCGCCGCCGGCCGCCCCGACCGGGCCGCCGCCCTGCTCGCCCCCTGGCGGGAGGTGTACGGCGACGACCTGCGGCTCGAAGCGGTCCACCACGGACGGGACGGCACCGGACCCGGTTCGCTGCGGCTCGCCGCCCGTACCGTCGGCTTCGCCGCCGAACAGGGGGTACGGGCCGTGCTGACCAACGCCGTCCGGTACGCCGACGCGGGGCAGGGCCCGGTCGCCGACGTGCTCGACTCGGCCCGCGGGCTCGTCCCCGTCGACCCGCGCCGCGCCCCGCTCGACAGCGGCGAGCGCTGGCTGAAGGACACCCGCGCGATGGCGGAGACCGCCGAGCGGATCGCCGCCGCCGCCGGGCTCGGCCCCGGCGCCGGGGCGGCGCTGCTCGCGGAGACCCGGCGCACCGCCGACTCCTGCACCGTCGACCCCGAGGGCGACCTCGGCCTCGGCTCCGTCCACTTCCCCGAACCGCACCTCGTCGGCGCCGGCCGCCGCACCGCCCAGCGGGTGCTGGCCTCCCGCGCCGCCGCCGGCATGGTGCTGCGCGGGTACGACCGCAGGCCCGGCTACTGGGACCGGATGCACCACGAGCTGGACATCATCGCCTACCACGGCTTCGCCTCGTACTTCCTGACCGTCGCCCAAGTGGTCGACGACATCCGGGAGATGAAGGTCCGGGTGGCCGCCCGCGGCTCCGGCGCCGGCTCCCTGGTCAACCACCTCCTCGGCATCGCCCACGCCGACCCGGTCGAGCACGGGCTGCTGATGGAGCGCTTCCTGTCCAAGCGCCGCCTCGTGCTGCCCGACATCGACATCGACGTCGAATCGGCCCGCCGCCTCGACGTCTACCGCGCGATCATCGGCCGCTTCGGCACCGAACGGGTCGCCACCGTCGCCATGCCCGAGACCTACCGGGTCCGCCACGCCATCCGGGACGTCGGTGCCGCGCTCTCCATGAACCCGGCCGAGACCGACCGGCTCGCCAAGGCCTTCCCGCACATCCGGGCCCGCGACGCCCGCGCGGCCATGGAGGAACTGCCCGAACTGCGTGAGGTGGCGCGGACGAAGGAGAGGTACGGAAGGCTGTGGGAGCTGGTGGAGGCGCTGGACGGGCTGCCGCGGGGTATCGCCATGCACCCGTGCGGGGTCCTGCTCTCGGACGCCTCACTGCTGCGCCGCACCCCCGTCATGCCCACCAGCGGCGAGAGCTTCCCGATGGCGCAGTTCGACAAGGAGGACGTGGAGGACCTGGGACTGCTCAAGCTCGACGTGCTGGGCGTACGGATGCAGTCGGCGATGGCGCACGCGGTCACCGAGGTGAAGCGGGCCTCCGGCCAGGAGATCGACCTGGACGCCGTGGAGCCGGGTGACCCGGAGACGTACCGGCTGATCAGGACCGCCGAGACGCTGGGCTGCTTCCAGATCGAGTCGCCCGGCCAGCGCGATCTGATCGGCAGGCTCCAGCCGGACGGCTTCCACGACCTGGTCGTCGACATATCGCTGTTCCGGCCCGGACCGGTCGCCGCCGACATGGTGCGGCCGTTCATCGAGGCCCGGCACGGCCGGGCGCCCGTCCGCTACCCGCACCCCGATCTGGAGGGTCCGCTGCGCGAGACCTACGGAGTGGTGGTCTTCCACGAGCAGATCATCGAGATGGTCGACATCATGACCGGCTGCGGCCGGGACGAGGCCGACCGGGTCAGGCGCGGGCTCTCCGACCCCGAGTCGCAGGGCCGGATCAGGATCTGGTTCGCCCGGCACGCGGCGGCGCGCCAGTACGGCGCCGAAGTGATCGCCCGCGCCTGGGAGATCATCGAGGCGTTCGGCAGCTACGGCTTCTGCAAGGCGCACGCGGTCGCCTTCGCGGTGCCGACCTACCAGTCGGCCTGGCTGAAGGCGCACCACCCGGCGGCCTTCTACGCCGGGCTGCTCACCCACGACCCCGGGATGTACCCGAAGCGGCTGCTGCTCGCGGACGCGCGGCGGCGCGGGGTGCCGGTGCTGCCGCTGGACGTGAACCGGTCGGCGGCCGCCCATCGAATCGAACTGGTGTCCGGTAGCGGAGGGGGCGGGGAATCCTGGGGGCTGCGGCTGGCGCTCTCCGACGTCCACGGGATCAGTGCGGCCGAGGTCGCCCGGATCGAGGACGGGCAGCCCTACACCTCGCTGCTGGACTTCTGGCAGCGGGCCCGTCCGGGCAAGCCGGCCGCCGAACGGCTGGCCCAGGTGGGCGCGTTGGACGCGTTCGGCGCCAACCGCCGTGATCTGCTGCTGCATCTGTCCGAGCTCCACCGCGCCCAGCGGGGCGCGGGTTCCGGCGGCTCGGGCGCGCAGCTCCCGCTCGGCGGCGGACACCGTACCGGCTCCATCGGCCTGCCCGACCTCAACGAGGCGGAGCGGCTCAGCGCCGAGCTCGGCGTGCTGAGCATGGATGTCTCACGCCATCTGATGAGCGATCACCACGCCTTCCTGGCCGAGCTCGGAGCGGTATCCGCCAAGCGGCTGCGTGAGGCACGGCACGGGGAGACCGTGCTGGTCGCGGGCGCCAAGGCGGCCACCCAGACCCCGCCGGTCCGCTCCGGGCGGCGGGTCGTCTTCACGACGCTGGACGACGGTACGGGCCTGGTCGACCTGGCGTTCTTCGACGACAGCCACGCCGACTGCGCGTACACCGTCTTCCACTCCTGGCTGCTGCTGGTGCGCGGAGTGGTGCAGCGGCGCGGGCCGCGCAGCCTGAGCGTGGTGGGCGCCGCCGCCTGGAATCTGGCCGAGCTGGCCGAACTGCGGCGTACCGGCGGGCTCGACGCGGTCGCGGCCAGGCTGGCGCGGGAGCCCGAGCCCGAGGATGCCCCCGCGCCGGACGAGTCCCCGGCCGACGGGGACGACGGCCGCCGCATCCGGATGCCGACCGGTTATGAGATGAACCCCTGGGCGGACCTCCAGCCGCCCGGCGAGGGCACGCCCACCGGAAGGAAACTGTGGCACCAGAGCCCGGGGAGCGCGGGATGA